CCCACCAGCGAATGCGTTCCACGAGTTTTTCCCCGACTTCCCGACTGATGGCCCGGCGGGTAAGGATATGCTCGGCCCCGTAGATTTCGGGAGTTTCCCCCAGGATGGTGGTGCCGCCTTGTTGGACGATTAAGTCCGAGGCCACACCCAGTGCGGGATTGGCGGTGATGCCACTATTGCCATCGGAACCGCCGCAGTTTGTGCCCAAGATCAGATGTTTGGCGGGCAATGGGATTCGGCGGACATCGTTGACGCGGGGCAGCAGCTCCATAACAGCCCTCACGCCGGCGGACACCGTCTTGGCAATCCCTCCACATTCCTGAATGGTGAGAGTCAACGGCTTAGCCGGAGCGTTGCCATTGAGACTGAGCAAGTGCTCCCGTTCGATCAGATGGGTGGCCTGGGCAATTTCGCAACCTAGACCGACGAGAATGTAGGCGGCGACATTCGGATGGCGTGCAAAGCCTGCTAGTGTGCGTTCCAATTGCTGATGGTCCGGCCCCTCGTATTGCATGCCGCAGCCGAGGCGGTGAACAATCGCCATGACACCATCCACATTAGGATATTTCTGCAAGATACCACTGGCCCGCACGCGCTCCACGATGTACCGGCTGGTACTGGCGGAACAGTTGACAGTGCTGATCACGGCAATGTAGTTCCGGGTGCCGTAGCGCTGGTATTCCGGCCGATTTGGCCCACGATCGTATCCCAGGAAGGTGCGCCATTGAGCAGGGGGAGGCAACGGCGGTGGGGTCTGACTAGCAAAGGCGTAGTCCCGCTCAAAGACACCGACCTTGACGTTATGCACGTGAACATGTTCGCCGGGTGCAATCGGCCGGGACGCAAAGCCGATGATCTGCCCATACTTGCGAATAGCCGCCCCCTCCGGGATCGCCTGCAAAGCGACCTTGTGACCAGGAC
This genomic interval from Thermogemmata fonticola contains the following:
- a CDS encoding UxaA family hydrolase, translating into MRGSLRDYAIQLRPEDNVAVCRRLIPAGTELLWDQTVLSTATAIRPGHKVALQAIPEGAAIRKYGQIIGFASRPIAPGEHVHVHNVKVGVFERDYAFASQTPPPLPPPAQWRTFLGYDRGPNRPEYQRYGTRNYIAVISTVNCSASTSRYIVERVRASGILQKYPNVDGVMAIVHRLGCGMQYEGPDHQQLERTLAGFARHPNVAAYILVGLGCEIAQATHLIEREHLLSLNGNAPAKPLTLTIQECGGIAKTVSAGVRAVMELLPRVNDVRRIPLPAKHLILGTNCGGSDGNSGITANPALGVASDLIVQQGGTTILGETPEIYGAEHILTRRAISREVGEKLVERIRWWEWYTSLFGAEINNNPSPGNKEGGLTTIYEKSLGAIAKAGSTALVEVYRYAEPVTAKGFVVMDTPGYDPVSMTGIVAGGANVCVFTTGRGSVFGCQPAPCIKVATNTPLYEHMIDDMDINAGRILDGVPVEEVGQEIFEKILAVASGEKTKSEKQGVGEEEFAPWSIGPTL